A region of Rhodospirillales bacterium DNA encodes the following proteins:
- a CDS encoding iron-sulfur cluster assembly scaffold protein yields the protein MSDGLYHERIVALAKGKAGAGRLAAPTATARRDNPLCGDRVTVELRLAPDGRIEEMAHQVRGCALCQASAAALTARMVGQPGVGIRALRAEIDGVLDGTAPGEGDFAAFAPVKDHKSRRDCVTLPFEAVRAAVEDAGF from the coding sequence GTGAGCGACGGTCTCTATCACGAGCGCATCGTGGCGCTGGCCAAGGGCAAGGCCGGCGCCGGCCGGCTGGCGGCGCCGACCGCGACGGCGCGGCGCGACAATCCGCTCTGCGGCGACCGCGTGACCGTCGAGCTGCGGTTGGCCCCGGACGGCCGCATCGAGGAAATGGCGCACCAGGTCCGCGGTTGCGCGCTGTGCCAGGCGTCGGCCGCCGCGTTGACCGCGCGCATGGTCGGACAGCCCGGCGTCGGAATTCGCGCGCTGCGCGCCGAGATCGACGGCGTGCTCGATGGCACGGCGCCGGGCGAGGGCGATTTCGCGGCCTTCGCGCCGGTCAAGGATCACAAGAGCCGGCGCGACTGCGTGACCCTGCCGTTCGAGGCGGTGCGCGCCGCCGTCGAGGACGCCGGGTTCTGA